The following is a genomic window from Paenibacillus sp. FSL R5-0766.
GCACGAATTTGCTTAATCCCTTTTTTGATGGTGTTCCTGCTCGTGGATTTTCCATTTTATCCAGAGCCGTTGCAGCTTGGAAGCTTTTCGCTTCCGTATAATCAACTGATTGCTGCTGTTATTTTTATCATCGCCGCAAGCACAGATGGAATTGACGGATACCTTGCGCGGAAAAATAACATGGTTACCAATCTGGGGAAACTGCTCGATCCACTCGCAGACAAGCTGCTGGTTACTGCAGTTTTGATCTCGCTTGTGGAGATGGGCAAGCTGGATTCCTGGATTGCAGTTGTGATTATTAGTCGTGAATTTGCAGTTACCGGCTTGCGTCAAATTGCATTGCTGGATGGTTCGGTTGTTGCCGCCAGTGCTTGGGGCAAGCTGAAGACTGTAGTGCAGATTGTGGCGATTGTGCTGTTGCTGTTGAACAATTTCCCGTTTTCATACACGGGTATTCACGTTGATATTATCGCGGTATGGGCAGCAGCGCTTATTACCATCTGGTCGGGTATCGATTACTTTATCAAAAACAAAAACCTGCTTCATTTTACAAAAGCATAATGGTTTGTTCTTAAATGGGTAATCATGAAGGAAGCATTGGGTCAGGGGCAATAGGAAATTATCCTATTGCCCTTTGATCACTCACCACGTGTACAGGAGGATGCTCAATGAAGGCAGAAATCATTGCAGTTGGCACAGAGCTACTGCTTGGACAAATCGTCAATACCAATGCCAGATACCTATCCCGTGAATTGGCTGCGATGGGGATCGATGTATATTTCCAAACGGTGGTTGGGGATAACCTGAACCGGCTTAGTGAAGCTATTCGCATTGCGCAGAGCCGTGCAGACGTTATTTTATTTTCCGGTGGCATCGGACCTACCCAAGATGATCTGACCAAGGATGCGCTCGCAGCTGTTCTTAACCGGAAACTGCATACAGATCGAA
Proteins encoded in this region:
- the pgsA gene encoding CDP-diacylglycerol--glycerol-3-phosphate 3-phosphatidyltransferase, yielding MNLPNRITLARICLIPFLMVFLLVDFPFYPEPLQLGSFSLPYNQLIAAVIFIIAASTDGIDGYLARKNNMVTNLGKLLDPLADKLLVTAVLISLVEMGKLDSWIAVVIISREFAVTGLRQIALLDGSVVAASAWGKLKTVVQIVAIVLLLLNNFPFSYTGIHVDIIAVWAAALITIWSGIDYFIKNKNLLHFTKA